One Malus domestica chromosome 11, GDT2T_hap1 genomic region harbors:
- the LOC108171946 gene encoding phenylalanine N-monooxygenase CYP79D16-like, with product MEANIGLLSLFLLVPFIHFLTKRFWHQRDCKENQVCKQHYPLPPTPKCLKPWPIIGNLPQLLANKPTFRWIHKMMDEMNTEIACIRLGNTNVIPITCPQLSREILKKQDAIFASRPLSISTFLITKGYITTVMVPFGEQWKKMRKVITSELLSPMRHKWLTDKRVEEADHIVQYVYNQCKNNEGGGIVNLRLATQHYCANVIKKMVLNKRYFGEEMEDGGPGLEEQKYLENVFTMLNYIYSFSASDYIPCLRGLDLDGHEKIIKDAIRDTGKYQDPLIEERVREHMELGNNKEAQDLLDILISLKDKTGEPLLSVEEIKAQVNELIMAAVDNPSNAAEWAIAEMINQPELFEKATQELDAVVGKNRQVQESDLSQLNFVKACAREAFRLHPVAPFNVPHVSMADTTVGDYFIPKGSHVILSRVGLGRNPKVWDEPLKFKPERHLKDDGSGVVLTESELRFISFSTGMRGCVASGLGTAMTVMLFARLLHGFSWHVPPTESSIELTESQNDLLLAKPLLAYAKPRLAAHVYNTGN from the exons CCAATATCGGCCTTCTCTCATTGTTCTTACTAGTCCCCTTTATACATTTCTTAACCAAACGTTTTTGGCATCAAAGGGATTGTAAAGAAAACCAAGTGTGCAAGCAACACTACCCTCTTCCTCCCACTCCCAAATGCCTAAAACCGTGGCCTATTATCGGAAACCTGCCCCAGTTGCTCGCGAACAAGCCCACGTTCCGGTGGATACACAAGATGATGGACGAAATGAACACCGAAATTGCATGCATTCGCCTCGGAAACACGAATGTGATTCCCATCACATGCCCTCAACTCAGCCGCGAAATCTTGAAGAAGCAAGATGCGATTTTTGCCTCGCGGCCACTTAGCATTTCCACGTTCCTTATCACCAAAGGGTACATAACTACGGTTATGGTGCCCTTCGGAGAACAATGGAAGAAAATGAGGAAGGTAATCACGAGCGAATTGCTTTCTCCGATGAGGCACAAGTGGCTCACAGACAAAAGGGTCGAGGAGGCTGATCACATCGTTCAGTATGTGTACAACCAATGCAAGAATAATGAAGGTGGTGGCATTGTGAATTTGAGACTTGCCACTCAACATTATTGTGCAAATGTGATTAAGAAAATGGTTCTCAACAAGAGATACTTTGGGGAGGAAATGGAGGATGGCGGACCTGGTTTGGAGGAACAAAAGTATTTGGAAAATGTATTTACAATGCTTAACTACATCTATTCATTTTCTGCATCCGATTACATCCCATGCTTGAGAGGGCTTGACTTGGATGGCCATGAGAAGATTATCAAGGATGCCATAAGAGATACAGGGAAATACCAAGACCCCTTAATCGAAGAGAGGGTTCGTGAACATATGGAACTTGGTAATAACAAGGAAGCACAAGACTTGCTTGACATTCTTATCTCTCTCAAGGACAAGACTGGTGAACCCTTACTGTCTGTGGAGGAAATCAAAGCTCAAGTCAAC GAACTAATAATGGCAGCAGTGGACAATCCCTCAAATGCTGCTGAATGGGCAATTGCAGAGATGATAAATCAACCCGAACTCTTTGAGAAAGCAACACAAGAACTTGATGCTGTGGTCGGAAAGAACAGACAAGTTCAAGAGTCCGATTTGTCGCAGCTCAACTTTGTAAAGGCCTGCGCCAGAGAAGCCTTCCGCCTCCATCCTGTGGCACCGTTCAATGTGCCCCATGTGTCCATGGCCGACACCACCGTCGGAGATTACTTCATCCCCAAGGGTAGCCACGTGATTCTCAGCCGAGTCGGGCTCGGCCGTAACCCTAAAGTTTGGGACGAGCCTCTCAAGTTCAAGCCGGAGCGGCACCTCAAGGACGACGGGTCCGGGGTGGTGCTCACCGAGTCGGAGTTGCGGTTCATTTCGTTCAGCACGGGAATGCGGGGCTGCGTAGCCAGTGGACTGGGCACTGCCATGACCGTCATGCTGTTTGCTAGGCTTCTTCATGGGTTTAGCTGGCACGTGCCGCCTACTGAGTCGAGCATTGAACTCACGGAGTCACAAAACGACCTCTTACTCGCTAAGCCACTGCTTGCGTATGCGAAGCCGCGCTTGGCAGCTCACGTTTACAATACGGGAAACTGA